The Alicyclobacillus macrosporangiidus CPP55 genome segment GAAGGACCTTCAGGAACAGGTCGCTGAGTTCCAGGCCCGGCAGGTTCCCCCGATGCACTACGTTCACCTGCTGCGGGAGACGGAATCCTTGCTCAACCGGCTGGAAAAAATACCGGAAGTGGCGGAGTTTCAACGGGCCCAGGCCGCGGTCAATGACCTCCTGCAGGCACTCACGCAGCGGCTGGCACGGGCTGTCCTGGAACGCGTGGCCGATGTCCAAGAGGGCGGCTGAGGGCCGGACTGTTAGGGCATCGGAGATGCCGTTCCGACGCGACGCACTACGTCTCAGCAGTATTTGACAATGTTGCCGCCGGCATGGTATGTTCGGTGGGTATGCTTCCCGTGATGGGGGAAAGAAGGTTCGGCAATGGCAGATCATGATCACACCCACGAGCATGAGCACGACCACGAATTCGAAGATGAAGTGATTGTGCTCGAAGACGAGGATGGCCAGGAACACCGCTTCATCCTTGGCGACGTGATCACCGTCGACGAACAAGACTACGCCATCCTGCTTCCCATCGACGACGACCTCGAGGAGGGCGTCATCTTCCGCATCGCCGGAGAAGACGGAGAGGACATGGTGCTGGAAGACATCGAGTCGGACGAGGAATGGCAGAAGGTCGTCGACGCCTACAATGAGTATATGGACGACCTGGACGACGAGGATGAAGAGGGCTGAAGCGTAGCCTGTGCGCGTTCCCGGGCCGACCTTCGCGGTTGGCCTGTTTTTTGTGTCCACCGTCGGGGGCGCCCCACGTGCCATCCCGCCGTACAGGTTCGCCTCAAGGAGGACTCCATGCACGCAACCGGTTCGTCCCTTCGCAACGTGGCCATCGTGGCGCACGTCGACCACGGCAAGACCAGCCTGGTCGACCAGTTGCTCCGGCAGTCCGGTCTGTTCCGGAGCAACGAACACATTGAAGAGCGCGCGCTCGACTACAACGACATCGAACGGGAGCGAGGCATCACCATCCTCGCCAAGACGACGTCCATCCCGTACGGATCGCACCGCATCAACATCGTCGACACCCCCGGGCACGCCGATTTCTCCGGCGAGGTGGAGCGCATTGTCAAGATGGTCGACGGCGTACTGCTGGTGGTCGACGCCTTTGAAGGGGTGATGCCGCAGACGCGGTTCGTCCTCTCGAAGGCATTGGAGGCCGGATTGGTCCCGCTCGTGGTCATCAACAAGATGGACCGCGAGAACGCACGCCCGGCGGAAGTGGTGGACGAGGTGTTGGACCTGTTCATCGATCTCGGCGCCACCGAAGCCCAGTGCGACTTCCCCGTGGTCTACACCTCAGCCCTGCGCGGGACGGCTTCCACCGACCCCAGTGAGCTCGGCACGGATATGCGGCCGCTGTTCGACGCCATCGTCTCCCATATCCCGGTTCCGGAAGGCGACCCGGAAGGCCCGCTGCAGATGCAGGTGACGATGCTCGATTACAACGAG includes the following:
- a CDS encoding YlbF family regulator, coding for MLDRNELWAQTEELADLIMQAPEIARYQEAEAKMKSHPTASRMIQELKDLQEQVAEFQARQVPPMHYVHLLRETESLLNRLEKIPEVAEFQRAQAAVNDLLQALTQRLARAVLERVADVQEGG
- a CDS encoding DUF1292 domain-containing protein, which gives rise to MADHDHTHEHEHDHEFEDEVIVLEDEDGQEHRFILGDVITVDEQDYAILLPIDDDLEEGVIFRIAGEDGEDMVLEDIESDEEWQKVVDAYNEYMDDLDDEDEEG